A region of Lycium barbarum isolate Lr01 chromosome 1, ASM1917538v2, whole genome shotgun sequence DNA encodes the following proteins:
- the LOC132640457 gene encoding protein RGF1 INDUCIBLE TRANSCRIPTION FACTOR 1-like: protein MGPDEEDNRWPPWLNPLLRERFFVQCKLHADSHKSECNMYCLDCIDAPLCSLCLAHHKDHRVIQIRRSSYHDVIRVNEIQKYLDISSVQTYIINSAKVVFLNERPQPRPGKGVTNTCEVCERSLLDSFKFCSLGCKIVGTSNNFVKKPRNLSKEKRSRSLESEDSYSSSSHGQRYKIQSFTPSTPPPTSANYKTAKRRKGIPHRAPTGGLFLEY from the exons ATG GGACCTGATGAGGAAGACAATAGGTGGCCTCCATGGTTGAATCCATTGCTAAGGGAACGATTCTTTGTTCAATGCAAACTACATGCTGATTCTCATAAGAGTGAATGTAATATGTACTGCCTTGACTGTATCGATGCCCCTCTTTGCTCTCTCTGTTTAGCTCATCACAAAGACCATCGTGTCATTCAG ATAAGGAGGTCATCATACCATGATGTGATAAGGGTGAATGAGATTCAGAAGTATTTAGACATTTCATCAGTCCAAACATACATTATCAACAGTGCCAAAGTTGTGTTCTTGAATGAAAGGCCACAGCCTAGGCCAGGCAAAGGGGTGACAAATACCTGTGAAGTTTGTGAAAGGAGTCTTCTTGACTCATTCAAATTCTGCTCTCTTGGTTGCAAG ATTGTTGGGACATCAAATAATTTCGTGAAGAAGCCGAGGAATTTGTCCAAGGAGAAGAGGTCACGGTCATTGGAATCTGAAGACTCTTACAGTAGCAGCAGCCATGGTCAACGCTACAAGATTCAAAGTTTCACTCCGTCAACGCCCCCTCCAACTTCTGCTAATTACAAAACGGCCAAGCGTAGAAAGGGAATTCCTCATCGAGCCCCAACCGGAGGACTATTCCTAGAATATTAG
- the LOC132615158 gene encoding secreted RxLR effector protein 161-like: protein MKNCSPIAAPIIKGDKFSLNQCPQNALEKEQMEGIPYASVVGSLMYAQVYTRLHIAFAVGMFGNVWQISKSLDIQTLIWVDAKTLVNLLTSGYIFLLAGGAVSWRRVKQTIVATSPMEAEFMACYEATSQAL from the exons ATGAAGAACTGTTCACCTATAGCAGCACCCATCATTAAAGGTGACAAGTTCTCATTGAATCAATGTCCACAAAATGCATTGGAAAAAGAACAAATGGAAGGCATTCCCTATGCTTCAGTTGTTGGGAGTCTTATGTATGCACAGGTCTACACTAGACTTCATATTGCCTTTGCAGTAGGAATGTTTGGCAATGTTTGGCAGATATCAAA GTCATTGGATATTCAGACTCTAATTTGGGTGGATGCAAAGACACTGGTAAATCTACTTACTTCTGGATACATTTTCCTTCTTGCTGGAGGTGCTGTATCCTGGAGGAGAGTTAAACAAACCATTGTTGCAACATCCCCAATGGAAGCTGAATTTATGGCATGCTATGAAGCTACATCACAGGCGTTATGA